Proteins from a single region of Pseudopedobacter saltans DSM 12145:
- a CDS encoding NAD(P)-dependent oxidoreductase, with the protein MKRPLISILNSSTFGKHFSEHIATLESFADLKHITVPADINADDLAEQIKDSDGIIASVTPKIPRRTLEQCKNLVLLVRHGIGCDNVDTEAATELGIMVSRVEGIVEKEAVAEYAISLLLAGGRKLVQGAIAVKNSAWATRSGMVGIELKGKTIGIIGLGNIGSRSSEILSKGFGANVVASDPYIAKEKFAEFGAKEVPLDELIRESSAILFHCPATDETKRMLGEAQFASMKKGVVLVNTCRGELVDEDALCKALENGTLGAYATDVVEGEPIDGNHRLTKLDNAIITPHLGGYSWESLHGMGQTCVDDSVSVFQKNGIPGTMANPEVLQKENRRVWQ; encoded by the coding sequence ATGAAGCGACCACTTATCTCCATTCTAAATTCAAGTACTTTCGGAAAACATTTTTCGGAGCATATTGCAACCTTGGAATCATTCGCTGATCTAAAACATATTACTGTTCCGGCAGACATAAATGCAGATGATTTAGCAGAGCAAATTAAAGACTCTGATGGAATTATTGCCAGTGTTACACCCAAAATCCCAAGAAGAACATTGGAACAGTGTAAAAACCTGGTACTTTTAGTGCGTCATGGCATCGGCTGCGATAACGTAGATACGGAAGCGGCTACAGAATTGGGCATCATGGTATCCAGAGTAGAAGGAATTGTAGAAAAAGAAGCTGTAGCAGAATACGCAATATCTTTATTGTTAGCTGGTGGAAGAAAATTAGTGCAAGGAGCTATAGCAGTAAAAAACAGTGCCTGGGCTACACGTTCTGGAATGGTGGGAATAGAACTGAAAGGAAAAACAATTGGTATCATTGGTTTAGGTAATATCGGCTCTCGCAGCTCAGAAATATTATCTAAAGGGTTTGGTGCAAATGTAGTGGCATCTGATCCTTATATTGCTAAAGAAAAATTTGCCGAATTTGGCGCTAAGGAAGTTCCTTTAGACGAATTGATAAGAGAGTCTAGTGCAATATTATTCCATTGTCCGGCTACAGATGAAACCAAAAGAATGTTAGGTGAAGCACAATTTGCTAGCATGAAAAAAGGTGTTGTATTAGTGAATACCTGCCGTGGAGAATTGGTAGACGAGGATGCTTTATGCAAAGCTTTGGAAAACGGAACATTAGGTGCCTATGCAACAGATGTTGTAGAAGGAGAGCCTATTGACGGTAACCACAGACTTACAAAATTAGATAATGCAATCATTACACCTCACTTAGGTGGATATAGCTGGGAATCTCTACATGGTATGGGGCAAACTTGCGTTGACGATTCGGTTTCCGTATTCCAAAAAAATGGCATACCGGGTACAATGGCCAATCCAGAAGTCTTGCAAAAAGAAAATAGAAGAGTATGGCAATAG
- a CDS encoding DMT family transporter, producing the protein MNWIFLVIGGLFEVGFASCLGKAKETSGTESIAWLVGFFICLSASMFLLYLATKTLPIGTAYAVWTGIGAVGTVLVGIFFFNEPASFWRILFISTLIVSIIGLKFVSN; encoded by the coding sequence ATGAATTGGATATTCTTGGTTATAGGAGGATTATTTGAGGTGGGGTTCGCATCGTGTTTGGGAAAAGCAAAAGAGACAAGTGGAACAGAGTCTATCGCCTGGCTTGTAGGATTTTTTATCTGCCTTTCGGCAAGTATGTTTTTGCTTTATCTTGCCACCAAAACATTACCAATAGGAACCGCTTACGCCGTTTGGACAGGTATTGGCGCTGTCGGAACGGTTTTAGTTGGAATATTTTTCTTTAATGAACCTGCTAGTTTTTGGAGAATCCTCTTTATAAGCACACTTATAGTCTCAATAATAGGGCTCAAATTCGTGTCGAATTAA
- a CDS encoding hydrogen peroxide-inducible genes activator codes for MTIVQLEYIVAVDTYKSFVKAAEKCFVTQPTLSMQVQKLEETLDIKIFDRTKQPIIPTEIGAEVIAQARKTLQESYKINEIINERKGEISGELRIGVIPTIAPFLLPKLLGKFMEKYPKVKLFVSELTTENIINKLKNGLLDCGILATPLDEPSIVERPVYYENFVSYISEESPLFKKSTLDFSDLNIDELWLLNEGHCLRNQVLNICKHKKAEGQNLEYNTGSIETLIRMVDLNNGMTILPELSIQDFPVEQLDKVRYFKTPQPSREISIVTHASFIKKRTIDALETEILESVPNSMRSKNKKSVIAI; via the coding sequence ATGACAATAGTTCAGCTTGAATATATCGTTGCTGTAGATACTTACAAAAGCTTTGTTAAGGCGGCCGAAAAATGTTTTGTAACGCAACCTACGCTTAGTATGCAGGTTCAAAAACTGGAAGAAACATTAGATATAAAGATTTTCGATCGAACAAAACAACCTATTATACCAACTGAAATTGGTGCAGAGGTAATTGCTCAGGCTCGAAAAACCTTACAGGAATCTTATAAAATCAACGAAATAATAAACGAACGTAAGGGCGAAATCAGCGGAGAGCTAAGAATAGGAGTAATACCAACTATTGCACCATTCCTGCTTCCGAAACTTTTGGGAAAATTCATGGAAAAATACCCAAAAGTAAAGCTCTTTGTTTCGGAACTTACAACAGAAAATATTATCAACAAACTAAAAAACGGGCTTTTGGATTGCGGTATCCTGGCGACCCCTTTGGACGAGCCTTCGATTGTTGAAAGACCGGTTTATTATGAAAATTTCGTTTCTTATATTTCTGAAGAAAGCCCTTTATTCAAAAAAAGCACACTGGATTTTAGCGACCTGAATATTGATGAATTATGGCTTCTTAACGAAGGACATTGTCTTAGAAATCAGGTATTAAATATTTGCAAGCACAAAAAAGCTGAAGGGCAAAATCTGGAATATAATACGGGAAGTATCGAAACATTAATCCGAATGGTGGATTTAAACAACGGCATGACTATTCTACCGGAACTTAGCATTCAGGATTTTCCGGTTGAACAGCTGGACAAAGTAAGGTATTTTAAAACGCCACAACCAAGCAGAGAGATTAGCATTGTAACACATGCTAGCTTTATCAAAAAAAGGACTATTGACGCTTTAGAAACAGAAATTTTAGAAAGTGTTCCAAACAGTATGCGTTCGAAAAATAAGAAATCTGTTATTGCTATTTAA
- a CDS encoding gluconokinase, producing the protein MAIALTIDLGTTNVKVGLVNESGEILNLRSVAVPVINSTSGGAEHNPEELKKLIIGLCKDMFSEGLADQVSYIVSSTYQFGLMLLDEQKKPVTGLTLLTDIRSQRTFDAFLDSYSNVDLYAQTGCPLMSPYLLARLFYFSTKEKEVFEQARYFTDSKAFLFEWLTGEFVTDVSTAAATQIYNIHQEAWDDSLLEHIGLSANQFPEIKDGTTYLSPLKESLRQELGLKQGVKVLLGVYDGAALGVGLGCLKPGIGIINVGTSAMLRVPDNTPAFDKSDNKRIQPYALNKSLFLNGGALNNAALPVNWLRNSLFNVDIQDPAMLDIGNEAPLLCFPYLTSERDSKTGPYASGVFFGLRQYHTKVDMARSVLEGVAYSMRYLYDALTENNLQITELRMGGGGAQIKPWPQIFANVLGLPINIPSEDQIALIGSAMLAFVADGRYQDVATLGEQIVKSTISIYPDENAVAVHNERYQFFKKVRETLAPLYKEHSLLSN; encoded by the coding sequence ATGGCAATAGCATTAACCATTGATTTGGGTACTACCAACGTTAAAGTTGGATTAGTAAACGAAAGTGGTGAAATACTTAATTTACGCTCAGTAGCTGTACCGGTTATAAACAGTACAAGCGGTGGGGCTGAACATAATCCTGAAGAGTTGAAAAAGCTTATCATCGGATTATGTAAGGATATGTTTTCGGAAGGTCTTGCTGATCAGGTATCCTATATTGTCAGCTCTACATACCAGTTTGGTCTGATGTTACTTGACGAACAGAAAAAACCCGTTACAGGTCTTACCCTGCTTACAGATATCCGTTCGCAAAGAACATTTGATGCCTTCTTAGATTCATACTCCAATGTAGACTTGTATGCCCAGACAGGCTGTCCTTTAATGAGTCCGTATCTTTTGGCCAGGTTATTCTATTTCTCAACGAAAGAAAAAGAAGTATTTGAACAAGCCAGATATTTTACGGATAGTAAAGCCTTTTTATTTGAATGGCTAACAGGAGAGTTTGTTACTGATGTTAGTACAGCCGCAGCAACGCAAATCTACAATATCCATCAGGAAGCATGGGACGACTCACTTTTGGAGCACATAGGTTTGTCTGCAAATCAATTCCCCGAAATAAAAGATGGAACGACTTATCTAAGTCCGCTAAAAGAAAGCTTAAGACAAGAATTAGGCCTCAAGCAAGGCGTAAAAGTTCTTTTGGGTGTTTACGATGGCGCAGCGTTAGGCGTTGGTCTAGGTTGTTTAAAACCTGGTATTGGGATTATTAACGTGGGTACATCTGCAATGTTAAGAGTACCGGATAATACTCCAGCTTTTGACAAAAGTGACAATAAGCGCATTCAACCATATGCATTAAATAAAAGCCTTTTCTTAAACGGTGGCGCGCTAAACAATGCTGCTCTTCCTGTAAACTGGCTTCGCAACAGCCTTTTTAATGTGGATATACAGGATCCCGCAATGCTGGATATCGGTAATGAAGCACCTTTACTTTGTTTTCCTTATTTAACTAGTGAAAGAGACTCAAAAACTGGTCCTTATGCTTCTGGAGTATTCTTTGGGTTACGTCAATATCATACTAAAGTAGATATGGCTCGTTCGGTTCTTGAAGGCGTAGCCTATTCTATGCGTTATCTTTATGATGCACTTACAGAAAACAATTTACAAATTACCGAACTGCGTATGGGAGGCGGTGGCGCACAAATAAAGCCCTGGCCGCAAATATTTGCTAATGTGTTAGGCCTGCCGATAAATATTCCATCAGAAGACCAAATCGCTTTGATTGGTAGTGCGATGCTTGCTTTCGTAGCAGACGGACGATATCAGGACGTAGCAACATTGGGTGAACAAATAGTTAAGAGCACTATCAGTATATATCCTGATGAAAACGCGGTTGCTGTTCATAACGAACGATACCAGTTTTTCAAGAAGGTGCGTGAAACACTAGCTCCTTTGTACAAGGAACACTCACTACTTTCAAACTAA